One genomic region from Microcystis panniformis FACHB-1757 encodes:
- a CDS encoding M48 family metalloprotease, which produces MTITAFYVIVSGLFFVTTRLLLIPAGTGVIIALLLTGFLGGLILFIAPNLIDWTQKRLYRVRWVSLAEIKRDSPESAAVIGRVCREKGLKPPKLGIIEDGQPLAFTYGSRRGNARLVVSRGLFTYLDDEEVATVYAHELGHIWQGDFALMTICASFAHLSCYLDSFAQNQDNNFQDTVFLGLLSSIITIFRQIIVFCSLYLSRTREYFADHFAAQVTGNPNALARALVKIAFGLVQENAQSSPLSLSINVLNIAQEQDAIIAGNVYGIALESRRIGQSFLWDIYNPWAKWLELQSNHPLTGKRIGALANYAGQMDLDIEFSLGEILGQEIELDRKKLYQNFFLRLCLYYGWGLGFIIGVVIAGFLGLKFSSWAALGLILVAGGLGIIINRLASYPRLKNASFSDIFSLTDNPYSHPLPAIPVRLRGELIAQGKNFFLKDSTGIIPLAPNYRFGFWHKIRTTNPPMAAINNTSVQILGWFRRDLSPRLEWSQITHSGGNIRGYPRFWSLVSGFCLLVSGLIIAVTF; this is translated from the coding sequence TTGACAATTACGGCTTTTTATGTTATAGTCTCTGGTCTGTTTTTTGTCACTACCCGTTTGCTCCTCATCCCTGCGGGGACGGGTGTAATTATTGCCTTGCTCTTGACCGGTTTCTTAGGCGGACTCATCCTTTTTATCGCCCCGAATCTAATTGATTGGACACAAAAACGTCTTTATCGAGTGCGTTGGGTGTCCTTAGCGGAAATTAAACGGGATAGCCCCGAATCGGCGGCGGTAATTGGGCGTGTATGCCGAGAAAAAGGGTTAAAACCGCCAAAACTAGGCATTATCGAAGACGGACAGCCCCTCGCTTTTACCTATGGCTCTCGACGGGGTAATGCTCGCTTAGTAGTTAGCAGAGGTTTATTTACCTATCTCGACGATGAGGAAGTAGCGACGGTATATGCTCATGAATTAGGGCATATTTGGCAGGGAGACTTTGCCCTGATGACTATCTGTGCTAGTTTCGCTCATTTAAGCTGTTATCTCGATTCTTTTGCCCAAAATCAAGATAATAATTTTCAAGACACAGTTTTTCTAGGCCTTCTCTCATCAATTATCACCATTTTTAGGCAAATTATTGTTTTTTGCAGTCTTTATCTGTCTCGTACTAGAGAATACTTCGCCGATCATTTTGCTGCCCAAGTTACTGGTAATCCCAATGCTTTGGCCCGTGCTTTAGTAAAAATTGCCTTTGGTTTAGTCCAAGAAAATGCCCAGTCCAGTCCCCTGTCATTAAGTATAAATGTATTAAATATTGCCCAGGAGCAGGATGCGATCATTGCCGGTAACGTTTATGGTATCGCATTGGAGTCTCGCCGGATCGGACAGAGTTTTCTCTGGGATATATATAATCCTTGGGCAAAATGGTTAGAGTTGCAATCTAATCATCCCCTGACTGGTAAAAGGATTGGCGCTTTAGCCAACTATGCCGGACAGATGGATTTAGATATAGAATTTAGTCTGGGGGAAATATTAGGGCAAGAAATAGAATTAGATCGCAAGAAACTCTATCAAAACTTTTTTCTGCGACTATGTTTATATTATGGTTGGGGACTAGGCTTTATTATTGGGGTTGTCATCGCTGGGTTTCTTGGTCTGAAATTTAGCTCTTGGGCTGCATTGGGGCTAATTTTAGTCGCTGGGGGTTTGGGTATAATTATCAATCGATTAGCTAGTTATCCTCGTCTCAAAAATGCTAGTTTCAGCGATATTTTTTCTTTAACCGATAATCCTTACAGTCATCCCCTCCCAGCTATCCCCGTCCGACTCCGCGGTGAGTTAATTGCTCAAGGAAAGAATTTCTTTCTTAAAGATAGCACTGGCATAATTCCCCTCGCTCCTAACTATCGTTTTGGTTTTTGGCATAAAATCAGGACTACTAACCCCCCCATGGCAGCAATAAATAATACATCAGTACAGATTCTCGGTTGGTTTCGTCGCGATTTATCTCCTCGTCTCGAATGGAGTCAAATAACTCACTCTGGCGGAAATATTCGGGGTTATCCCCGTTTTTGGTCTTTGGTTAGCGGTTTTTGCTTATTAGTCTCCGGTTTAATTATCGCAGTCACATTTTAA
- a CDS encoding shikimate dehydrogenase — translation MSNETVTYSLESILKEIKDSIKEVNQKMDTLQKDVNQKMDTLQKDVNQKIDTLQEDVNDLKVGQAKLTEKVEGMDKRLEKVENEQYTLVKAISDLQGFRGLIVPILIGAMSAAIGAIITVAIRILFLGNNP, via the coding sequence ATGTCCAACGAAACTGTCACCTATTCCCTAGAATCGATCCTTAAGGAAATTAAAGACAGCATCAAGGAAGTCAATCAGAAAATGGACACCTTGCAAAAAGATGTCAATCAGAAAATGGACACCTTGCAAAAAGATGTCAATCAGAAAATCGATACCTTGCAAGAAGATGTGAATGATTTAAAGGTAGGACAAGCTAAACTAACCGAGAAAGTCGAAGGGATGGATAAAAGACTAGAAAAAGTAGAAAATGAGCAATACACTCTAGTTAAGGCTATTTCTGACCTACAGGGTTTTCGAGGTCTGATTGTCCCTATCCTTATCGGTGCCATGAGTGCCGCTATCGGTGCAATTATCACCGTTGCTATCCGAATTCTTTTCCTCGGTAACAATCCCTAA
- a CDS encoding DUF4164 family protein: protein MSNETVTYSLEAVLTRIESKIDSLEKRMNERFDKIEDRLTKVEIGQAELKAELKGDIKVLDEKIEGLTARVGYQEFTNRGILIALVVAVLGGAAKLFGFFPNP, encoded by the coding sequence ATGTCTAACGAAACTGTCACCTATTCCCTAGAAGCTGTCCTAACCAGAATTGAGAGTAAAATCGACTCCCTTGAAAAACGGATGAATGAGAGATTTGACAAGATAGAAGACCGGCTAACCAAAGTAGAAATCGGACAGGCCGAACTCAAGGCCGAGTTAAAAGGCGATATTAAAGTATTAGACGAAAAAATCGAGGGATTAACCGCACGGGTTGGTTATCAGGAGTTCACCAACCGGGGGATTCTGATAGCTTTGGTGGTTGCTGTCTTGGGAGGTGCTGCTAAACTTTTTGGTTTTTTCCCCAATCCCTAG
- a CDS encoding DUF4164 family protein encodes MSNETVTYSLEAVLTRIESKIDSLEKRMNERFDKVDERFDKVEDRLTKVEIGQAELKAELKGDIKVLDEKIEGLKGELKGDIKVLDEKIEGLTARVGYQEFTNRGILIALVVAVLGGAAKLFGFFPNP; translated from the coding sequence ATGTCTAACGAAACTGTCACCTATTCCCTAGAAGCTGTCCTAACCAGAATTGAGAGTAAAATCGACTCCCTTGAAAAACGGATGAATGAGAGATTTGACAAGGTAGATGAGAGATTTGACAAGGTAGAAGACCGGCTAACCAAAGTAGAAATCGGACAGGCCGAACTCAAGGCCGAGTTAAAAGGCGATATTAAAGTATTAGACGAGAAAATCGAGGGGTTAAAGGGAGAGTTAAAAGGAGATATTAAAGTATTAGACGAGAAAATCGAGGGATTAACGGCACGGGTTGGTTATCAGGAGTTCACCAACCGGGGGATTCTGATAGCTTTGGTGGTTGCTGTCTTGGGAGGTGCTGCTAAACTTTTCGGTTTTTTCCCCAATCCCTAG
- a CDS encoding shikimate dehydrogenase has protein sequence MSNETVTYSLESVLKEIKDSIKEVNQKMDTLQKDVNDLKVGQAKLTEKVEGMDKRLEKVENEQYTLVKAISDLQGFRGLIVPILIGAMSAAIGAIITVAIRILFLGNNP, from the coding sequence ATGTCCAACGAAACTGTCACCTATTCCCTAGAATCGGTCCTTAAGGAAATTAAAGACAGCATCAAGGAAGTCAATCAGAAAATGGACACCTTGCAAAAAGATGTAAATGATTTAAAGGTAGGACAAGCTAAACTAACTGAGAAAGTCGAAGGGATGGATAAAAGACTAGAAAAAGTAGAAAATGAGCAATACACTCTAGTTAAGGCTATTTCTGACCTACAGGGTTTTCGAGGTCTGATTGTCCCTATCCTTATCGGTGCCATGAGTGCCGCTATCGGTGCAATTATCACCGTTGCTATCAGAATTCTTTTCCTCGGTAACAATCCCTAA
- a CDS encoding shikimate dehydrogenase — MSNETVTYSLESVLKEIKDSIKEVNQKMDTLQKDVNQKMDTLQKDVNQKIDTLQEDVNDLKVGQAKLTEKVEGMDKRLEKVENEQYTLVKAISDLQGFRGLIVPILIGAMSAAIGAIITVAIRILFLGNNP, encoded by the coding sequence ATGTCTAACGAAACCGTCACCTATTCCCTAGAATCGGTCCTTAAGGAAATTAAAGACAGCATCAAGGAAGTCAATCAGAAAATGGACACCTTGCAAAAAGATGTCAATCAGAAAATGGACACCTTGCAAAAAGATGTCAATCAGAAAATCGATACCTTGCAAGAAGATGTAAATGATTTAAAGGTAGGACAAGCTAAACTAACTGAGAAAGTCGAAGGGATGGATAAAAGACTAGAAAAAGTAGAAAATGAGCAATACACTCTAGTTAAGGCTATTTCTGACCTACAGGGTTTTCGAGGTCTGATTGTCCCTATCCTTATCGGTGCCATGAGTGCCGCTATCGGTGCAATTATCACCGTTGCTATCAGAATTCTTTTCCTCGGTAACAATCCCTAA
- a CDS encoding DUF4164 family protein, with translation MSNETVTYSLEAVLTRIESKIDSLEKRMDEKIDSLEKRMNERFDKVDERFDKVEDRLTKVEIGQAELKAELKGDIKVLDEKIEGLTARVGYQEFTNRGILIALVVAVLGGAAKLFGFFPNP, from the coding sequence ATGTCTAACGAAACTGTAACTTATTCCCTAGAAGCTGTCCTAACCAGAATTGAAAGTAAAATCGACTCTCTGGAAAAACGGATGGATGAGAAAATCGACTCCCTTGAAAAGCGGATGAATGAGAGATTTGACAAGGTAGATGAGAGATTTGACAAGGTAGAGGACCGGCTAACCAAAGTAGAAATCGGACAGGCCGAACTCAAGGCCGAGTTAAAAGGCGATATTAAAGTATTAGACGAGAAAATCGAGGGATTAACGGCACGGGTTGGTTATCAGGAGTTCACCAACCGGGGGATTCTGATAGCTTTGGTGGTCGCTGTCTTGGGAGGTGCCGCTAAACTTTTCGGTTTTTTCCCCAATCCCTAG
- a CDS encoding DUF4164 family protein, producing MSNETVTYSLEAVLTRIESKIDSLEKRMDEKIDSLEKRMNERFDKVDERFDKVDERFDKVEDRLTKVEIGQAELKGELKGDIKVLDEKIEGLTVRVGYQEFTNRGILIALVVAVLGGAAKLFGFFPNP from the coding sequence ATGTCTAACGAAACTGTAACTTATTCCCTAGAAGCTGTCCTAACTAGGATTGAGAGTAAAATCGACTCCCTTGAAAAACGGATGGATGAGAAAATCGACTCCCTTGAAAAACGGATGAATGAGAGATTTGACAAGGTAGATGAGAGATTTGACAAGGTAGATGAGAGATTTGACAAGGTAGAAGACCGGCTAACCAAAGTAGAAATCGGACAGGCCGAACTCAAGGGAGAGTTAAAAGGCGATATTAAAGTATTAGACGAGAAAATCGAGGGATTAACGGTACGGGTTGGTTATCAGGAATTTACCAACCGGGGGATTTTGATAGCTTTGGTGGTTGCTGTCTTGGGAGGTGCCGCTAAACTTTTCGGTTTTTTCCCCAATCCCTAG